In one window of Macrobrachium rosenbergii isolate ZJJX-2024 chromosome 27, ASM4041242v1, whole genome shotgun sequence DNA:
- the LOC136853277 gene encoding uncharacterized protein, producing MKTLWLPYLSAAILVGGAVPKNQEPTTMAGGDPGNLIVGMVMGMIDYIKETKTCINPNSLASEMYGMICDTPECAANGKHCMEAIMPFDFLCEYSKKCILGDDGIQKSNPRVNPLAMIGRCITKNVVRDMNMEYVEGDNKENMFSLFEKIMASTNQHIPESTKEELLSAVLNDVCLAPGDDYNVRDVMRFQSCLMKKCVKSLATN from the exons ATGAAGACCCTTTGGTTGCCGTACCTGTCCGCTGCCATCTTGGTTGGAGGCGCCGTGCCCAAGAACCAGGAACCGACGACGATGGCGGGAGGAGATCCAGGGAACCTCATCGTAGGCATGGTGATGGGGATGATAGACTACATCAAAGAAACGAAGACTTGCATCAACCCGAATTCTCTCGCCTCAGAAATGTATG GCATGATCTGTGACACGCCGGAGTGCGCTGCAAACGGGAAGCACTGCATGGAAGCCATCATGCCCTTCGACTTCCTCTGCGAATACAGCAAGAAATGTATCCTTGGTGATGATG GGATTCAGAAGTCCAACCCCAGAGTGAATCCATTGGCAATGATTGGGCGATGCATCACGAAGAACGTCGTACGTGACATGAatatg GAATATGTTGAAGGTGACAAcaaggaaaatatgttttccttgTTCGAGAAGATTATGGCCAGCACAAATCAGCACATCCCTGAGTCTACCAAAGAGGAGCTTTTGTCAGCCGTTCTGAATGACGTGTGCTTAGCTCCCGGGGATGATTACAAT GTGAGAGATGTGATGAGATTCCAGTCTTGCCTTATGAAGAAATGTGTCAAGTCACTTGCTACTAACTGA